TCCGGCCCGTCCACGTGCCGCCGCGGCGTTCGACCTGCGTGTGCAGCCAGTCGAACTCCGCAGCGGTCAGGGCACGGTTCCGGCCGTCGGCCATCGTGACGCCGACGTCGATCGCGTTGCCGTTGCGGATCTCGTCGTGCCGGGACGTGTACGGCGGCGCGACGACGACCCCGAGCGCAACGCGGTTCGCCCACAGGTAGTCCTGCCGGGCGCGGGACCGCTTGCCCTCGTTGATCGACAGCCGGTCACCGGAGCCCTGGTCGGCCTTCATCTGGTCGAAGTCGATCTTCACGGACAGGATCTGCAGCGCCATCCGCTCCGTGGCGACGAACTGCTCGACCCCGCGGAGGTCGCCATACGACGACCTGCCGACGCTGAAGCTGCTGGTGGTCATGCCGATCCCTTCCTGGAACGACGAACACCGCCCCAGGTCGGGACGGCGTTGAGAGGAGGTGCGGGTCAGGCGTCCGCGTCGAACCGGATCGCGCCGTAGTCGACAGCGCCGGTGCCACCGGACGGGCTGACGCGGTAGATCACCGCGCCCGTGCCGCGCTGGATCTCCATCTTCGCGCCGGGCCCGTTGTTCGACCCGCGCTCGCACCAGAACGTCATCGTGTTCTTCGGCCGGAACCCGCCCGGCAGACGGAACTGGATCTCCGAGTTCGTCGTCGGCACCCAGTAGCCGGTCATCGACACGACACCGTTGCGGCGCCGGTACTGCGCAGCCGGGTTCGCCTGCCCCGCAGTGTCGTTGCCGGTGCCCGGGTTCCCACCGTTCACGAACGACGGGTTCAGCCAGCCAGTGTCCCCGAACAGGTACACCCACGCACCCGACGAGAGGACGTACACGTTCCCGTCGGTCGTGTCCCGCCACTCGAGACCTTCCCACACGCCCGGGGAGCCCGGACCGATCAGCTCCGTCAGCGCTGCGTTCCGCTGCGCGGTGGTGCCGACACGTCGGTTCCCGACCTGGCCCGCGAACGCGGCGATCTCGGTGAGGTCCGCGCCGTCGTCGGATGCGCCCGACGCGGAGTAGATGCCGTTGCCCTTGGGGCCGTAGTCGTCCGCTGCCATGCGGTGTTCCTTCCGTGGGGTCCCGCGCGCCGGCGGGGATCAGTACGTGGAGGTGATGCGGAGCGCACCTGACTGGGCGTCGGCCGCGAGGGAGGCGAACTTGTTGAATCCGCCGTGCGCGAGACCGATGCCGGACGCGGAACCGTTGGAGAGCGCCTGCCCGAACTCGACGGGGAGCTCCACCCAGGTGCCGGAGGTGACTGCGATCGGTCGGGCGTTCGAGATCGCCGGCGCTCCGCCGGGCTTCGAGTCGTGCGAGTGGGTGCCGATGTTCGGCGGTGACCCGAACTTGTACGCCAGGTTGACCCACATCTCGATCCGGGTCACGGGAGCGCCGCGGAGGGTGTCGCGGACCTTGCTGCCGATGAACCAGGCGCCGAGCGTCGAGTTCGACGCCCACGGCTGCGGCTGCCACCACCGGCCGTCCGAGAACGACCCAGCGTCGACAGCCGTGAAGGTGTCCACGTGCGACGTCGGCCCCGATCCCGCGGGCGGGTCCGGCGGCTGCACGGGCGGAGGGTTCGTGGAGAGCACCCCGACGACGTGCGGCCCGTCGGACCACACCAGGCGGACTTGCTGCGACGCCGACAGGGTGTCGCCCTGGTTATAGGTGGCCTGCACCTGCCCGATGTCCGTGTCGACGGTCACGAAGTCCGACGCGGCCGAGACCACCGTCCCGACAGGCGGCGGCATTACCACGGGGCCGGTGTAGTAGAACTTCACGGCGCCGTCGGACGGCTTCACTGCGAGCAGCCACACCTGCTCGCCTACCGACGGGCGGTACTCCGACATCGTCTGCGCCGTGACCCGGCCCACCGCGTCGCCGTTCGAGACATCGCACTGCACGGACGCGCCGTCGCGGCTGACGTACTTCGCCTGCCACACCGTCACCCGGGATCCGTCACTCATCCCGAAGAGAGCCGCCGCGAGGTCCACTACTGCACCTCCAACGTCATCTGCTGCGTCGCGCCCTCGCCCCGGTCCAGGGTCTTCACCCGGCCGACGATCGTGTCCCGACCCCGCTGCCTCACCTCGAGGACATCCCCGACCTGCCGGAGCGGGTTGAAGACCTCCTCGACGGGCACCTCACGAGTTCGCAGCGACGACACCCGCGGCAGCAGCTGAGCCGCGTACGCGTTCGCCTGCGCTCGAGTGGTGATGAAGTCCGACGAGTAGTAGTAGGTCACCCGGCCGTACGGCGAGGGCGAACCGTCCGCGTTCACGGCCCGCAGCGGCCCGTCCGTGATCTGCGCCGACCCGAGGATCTGCACGTCCGAATCGTCGGACGCCGACGACCGGACCGCGACCCGGTTGTAGACCTTCTCCGCCGACATCGAGTTCCCGACCGACACGACCGTGCCGTCTGAGCCGTCCGTGAGGACATCCGTGACCACCGGCCAGTCCAGCGGACGCTGCCCCATCGAACCGTCCGGCCGCATGTACGGTTCCGCGTCGATCAGCGCCAGCAGGTCGTACAGCGGATCAAGGCGCTCCTCCTCGTACGCGAACGACTTCGGGATCGCCCCGTCAGGGAGCTCACGGACGATCTGGAAGCCGGTGATGCGCTGCGCCTCCGTCAGCACCGACAGCTTCTGCGGCGGCGACGACGGCACGTCGAAGCGGTCCTTCTGCGTCTTCCGCATCCGGTCCATCAACGTCAGCTCGACAGTCGACCCGACCGGGATCAGCCGGCCGGCGAACTCCTCGAGGTGGTCAGCGGCGTTGGGGACCTCGTCGATGCGGTACCAGCCCATCTGCACCCGGCTCGTGAATGAACCAGCGGTGATGAGCACGGCGATCGACAGCTCAGCCCCGAAGGGTGCGAGCATGTCCGACGCGGCCCGGGGCGTCAGCGACGCA
The Curtobacterium citreum genome window above contains:
- a CDS encoding M15 family metallopeptidase, with translation MTTSSFSVGRSSYGDLRGVEQFVATERMALQILSVKIDFDQMKADQGSGDRLSINEGKRSRARQDYLWANRVALGVVVAPPYTSRHDEIRNGNAIDVGVTMADGRNRALTAAEFDWLHTQVERRGGTWTGRNFGEPWHHEMATRAEVVPPYPNARAIVAAGPTIKSTTTPVGDIVNTFIIKVDNGKGAWDAFLANPETMRILPLGSTALAFWKARGVPEQPDMQARQVLAGFELVKGKGA